A portion of the Oxynema aestuarii AP17 genome contains these proteins:
- a CDS encoding aspartate aminotransferase family protein, with protein sequence MSPESVLDNPAVENTPFDADEFDRVVMKTYGRFAIALERGRGCRVWDSDGKEYLDFVAGIATCTLGHAHPAMVEAVNRQIQKLHHVSNLYYIREQGELAKWLVDRSCADRAFFCNSGAEANEGAIKLSRKYAHTVLNIDEPVILTANASFHGRTLATITATGQPKYQKNFNPLVPGFHYVPYNDFEAIAAAIAQLDGGEKRRVAAILLEPLQGEGGVRPGDRAYFQKVRQLCDEKGILLILDEVQVGMGRSGQLWGYEHLGIEPDIFTSAKGLGGGIPIGALLCKSSCDVFEPGDHASTFGGNPFACGVALAVCETLERENLVENARERGEQLRVGLQAIADRYPQLFVEVRGWGLIDGIEIAAESEVTSIEIVKAAIVEGLLLVPAGPKVVRFVPPAIVTEAEIDRALEMLDRAISTRVS encoded by the coding sequence ATGAGTCCAGAGAGTGTGTTAGACAATCCGGCGGTAGAGAACACCCCTTTCGATGCGGACGAGTTCGATCGCGTGGTGATGAAAACTTACGGGCGTTTCGCGATCGCCCTCGAACGCGGTCGAGGGTGTCGGGTGTGGGATAGCGACGGGAAAGAATACCTCGATTTCGTGGCGGGGATTGCCACCTGTACCCTCGGTCACGCCCATCCGGCGATGGTGGAAGCGGTCAACCGTCAGATTCAAAAACTGCACCACGTCTCGAATTTATATTACATTCGCGAACAAGGGGAACTGGCGAAATGGCTAGTCGATCGCTCCTGCGCCGATCGCGCGTTTTTCTGCAATTCCGGGGCGGAAGCGAACGAAGGGGCGATTAAATTAAGCCGTAAATACGCCCATACGGTCTTAAACATCGACGAACCCGTGATTTTAACGGCCAACGCCAGTTTTCACGGGCGGACCCTGGCGACGATTACGGCGACGGGACAGCCGAAATATCAGAAAAACTTTAACCCCTTAGTCCCCGGTTTTCACTACGTCCCCTATAACGATTTCGAGGCGATCGCGGCGGCGATCGCCCAACTCGACGGCGGCGAAAAACGCAGGGTGGCGGCGATTTTACTCGAACCGTTGCAAGGAGAAGGGGGCGTCCGTCCGGGCGATCGCGCCTACTTCCAAAAGGTCCGGCAACTGTGCGACGAGAAAGGCATTTTGTTGATTTTAGACGAAGTACAGGTCGGCATGGGGCGCAGTGGCCAACTCTGGGGATACGAACACCTCGGAATCGAACCGGATATCTTCACCTCGGCGAAAGGATTGGGCGGGGGAATTCCCATCGGGGCGCTGCTGTGTAAGTCGTCGTGCGATGTCTTCGAACCCGGAGATCATGCCAGTACCTTTGGCGGGAACCCCTTTGCTTGCGGGGTCGCCTTGGCGGTCTGCGAAACCCTGGAACGGGAAAATCTGGTCGAAAATGCCCGCGAACGGGGCGAACAGTTGCGTGTTGGCTTGCAGGCGATCGCCGATCGCTACCCGCAGTTATTCGTCGAGGTACGCGGTTGGGGATTGATCGACGGGATCGAAATTGCTGCCGAGTCCGAGGTCACCTCGATCGAGATCGTCAAAGCGGCGATCGTCGAAGGTTTGCTCTTAGTCCCGGCGGGACCGAAAGTGGTGCGCTTCGTCCCTCCGGCGATCGTCACCGAAGCCGAAATCGATCGCGCCTTGGAAATGCTCGATCGCGCGATCTCGACCCGAGTCAGCTAA
- a CDS encoding HlyD family efflux transporter periplasmic adaptor subunit, translating to MAPESPPTGERRPQLNSKGRAANPTDFLSTPVGRNNRLPVDPTSEVSKSFIPGWLVAIATVGAVVTGGISLYTLLQFNPLSDNRPTAGTDSKTRTTQMYTVSALGRLEPEGEIVQLTAPMSFEGERLEKLLVEEGDRVRKNQAIAIMDSRNRLTAALDIAKQQVQIAQAQLGQVRAGAKAGDIAAQEAAIARLNAQLPTEIAAQQATISRLEAQLQGDLSAQQATISRLEAQLQEDRVAQNAQIARLEAQFQGDVTAARATLDRLRAELQGRIAAQTTTVARLEAQLRNASAEYQRYQNLYREGVVSESLFDSKRLDLETSLQEVKEAYAILDEIRATGDKQLEEASANLQRLEVTGRKQIEEAKAALARIEATGREQLNEARAILEQIRSTGREQIAESRVNLDRIVVTREQDKKQAESTLESISEVRTVDVQAAQAEVDRAIAGVKEAQARLDEAYVRSPIDGRVMTIHTRPGETVGNLGIVELGRTDRMYAVAEVYETDIKNVRVGQRATISSDAFEGELQGTVETVGLKIGKKDILDTDPAADVDVRVIEVKIRLDPEHSDRVASLTNLQVSVAIATLAPQEN from the coding sequence ATGGCTCCCGAATCTCCACCCACAGGCGAACGAAGACCTCAACTGAATTCAAAAGGAAGAGCGGCGAATCCTACAGACTTCCTCTCGACTCCCGTAGGCAGAAATAACCGTTTGCCCGTCGATCCCACCTCGGAAGTGTCCAAAAGTTTTATCCCGGGCTGGTTGGTGGCGATCGCCACGGTCGGCGCCGTCGTTACCGGGGGCATTTCCCTGTACACCCTGTTGCAATTCAATCCCCTCAGTGACAATCGCCCGACCGCCGGGACCGATTCCAAAACCCGCACGACCCAAATGTATACCGTGAGTGCCTTGGGACGCTTGGAACCCGAAGGCGAAATCGTCCAACTGACCGCGCCGATGTCCTTTGAAGGCGAACGCTTGGAAAAACTGCTCGTCGAAGAAGGCGATCGCGTCCGCAAAAACCAGGCGATCGCCATTATGGACAGTCGCAACCGCCTCACCGCCGCCCTCGACATCGCCAAACAGCAAGTGCAAATTGCCCAAGCCCAATTAGGACAAGTCAGGGCCGGGGCCAAAGCCGGAGACATCGCCGCCCAAGAAGCGGCGATCGCCCGTTTGAACGCCCAACTCCCCACGGAAATCGCCGCCCAACAAGCCACGATCTCCCGCCTCGAAGCCCAACTTCAAGGGGATCTGAGCGCCCAACAAGCCACCATTTCCCGTCTCGAAGCCCAATTACAAGAAGATCGCGTCGCCCAAAACGCTCAAATTGCCCGCCTCGAAGCCCAATTTCAAGGGGACGTTACCGCAGCCCGCGCCACCCTCGATCGCCTCCGCGCCGAATTACAAGGTCGGATCGCCGCCCAAACCACGACCGTCGCCCGTCTCGAAGCCCAATTACGCAACGCCAGCGCCGAATACCAGCGCTATCAAAATCTCTATCGCGAAGGGGTCGTCAGCGAATCCCTATTCGACTCCAAACGCTTGGACCTCGAAACTAGCTTGCAAGAAGTGAAAGAAGCTTACGCGATTTTAGACGAAATTCGAGCCACCGGAGACAAGCAACTCGAAGAAGCCAGCGCCAACTTGCAACGCCTCGAAGTGACCGGACGCAAGCAAATTGAAGAAGCCAAAGCCGCCTTAGCCCGCATCGAAGCCACCGGACGGGAACAACTCAACGAAGCCCGCGCCATTCTAGAGCAAATCCGCAGTACCGGACGGGAACAGATCGCCGAATCCCGGGTGAATTTAGACCGGATCGTGGTGACCCGCGAACAGGATAAAAAACAAGCCGAATCGACCTTAGAGAGTATCTCCGAAGTGCGAACCGTGGACGTCCAAGCCGCACAAGCTGAGGTCGATCGCGCGATCGCGGGGGTGAAAGAAGCCCAAGCGCGCCTCGACGAGGCATACGTGCGATCGCCCATTGACGGTCGCGTCATGACAATCCATACCCGTCCCGGCGAAACGGTCGGCAATCTCGGGATCGTCGAACTCGGTCGCACCGATCGCATGTACGCCGTCGCCGAAGTCTACGAAACCGACATCAAAAACGTCCGCGTCGGTCAACGGGCGACCATTTCCAGCGACGCTTTTGAGGGGGAATTACAAGGGACTGTGGAGACTGTCGGCTTAAAAATTGGTAAAAAAGATATCCTCGATACCGACCCCGCCGCCGATGTAGACGTGCGCGTCATTGAAGTCAAAATCCGCCTCGACCCCGAACATAGCGATCGTGTCGCCAGCTTGACCAACTTGCAAGTCAGCGTCGCCATTGCCACCCTCGCCCCCCAAGAAAATTGA
- a CDS encoding RNA-guided endonuclease InsQ/TnpB family protein: MRGTQWYVVVTIESDISVPDVPVHGRAIGIDLGLERFLTASDRSFQEHPKFFKSMQRKLKLLQRRAARKQKGSQNWEKAQVEVARMHHRIANRRKDFHLKTAHQLCDRAQTIFAEDLNVTGLTRAMLRTDCVDAAFGQFLSLTEWVCWKRGVYFGKVNPNGTSQTCPSCLATVSKGLEVREHHCPECGYRTHRDTPSASLRERAVAEMVLHRGQENVVSQGLWGTETSCQVGLSGVYDLDKWRGARTPNREAGKPAL, encoded by the coding sequence GTGCGAGGAACACAATGGTATGTCGTCGTCACCATAGAATCGGATATATCGGTTCCCGATGTCCCGGTTCATGGTCGGGCGATTGGGATTGACCTGGGATTGGAGCGATTCTTGACCGCTTCCGATCGCTCTTTCCAAGAACACCCTAAGTTTTTCAAGTCGATGCAACGCAAGCTGAAATTGCTGCAACGCAGAGCAGCACGAAAACAGAAGGGTTCTCAAAACTGGGAGAAAGCACAAGTCGAAGTGGCTAGAATGCACCATCGGATTGCGAACCGTCGTAAAGATTTCCATCTGAAAACGGCTCATCAGCTTTGCGATCGGGCGCAAACTATCTTTGCAGAAGATCTCAACGTCACGGGGTTGACGAGAGCAATGCTGCGAACAGATTGTGTTGATGCCGCCTTCGGACAATTCTTGTCTCTGACGGAATGGGTTTGCTGGAAGCGTGGGGTCTACTTTGGTAAAGTCAATCCCAACGGCACCAGTCAAACCTGTCCATCCTGCCTTGCTACGGTGAGCAAGGGGTTGGAAGTCAGAGAGCATCATTGTCCTGAGTGTGGGTATCGAACGCATCGCGATACGCCTTCGGCGTCGCTACGCGAACGTGCTGTAGCAGAGATGGTTTTGCATCGTGGACAAGAAAACGTAGTATCCCAGGGACTCTGGGGAACGGAAACCTCCTGTCAAGTCGGTCTGTCGGGGGTCTATGACCTAGATAAGTGGCGTGGGGCCCGAACACCCAATCGTGAGGCTGGGAAGCCCGCGCTGTAA
- a CDS encoding RNA-guided endonuclease TnpB family protein, whose amino-acid sequence MFKAYKYRIYPTPEQQATLAKSFGCCRWYWNYALNLCQETYRATGKGLSRGDLQGLLPALKKEYPWLKEDVYSQCLQVVALNLSTAYRNFFEKRAKLPRFKSKQGRQSISYPQNVKFEGNYIKLPKVGLVRCRQHRSFEGKIKTVTLSKNPDGKYYVSVLVEGREEPPFPSTEGKAIGIDLGLTDFAITSEGSKYNNPKYFDKHARNLKRKQQKHARKRKGSNNHNKSRVKVAKIHAKISRCREDFLHKLSRKIVNENQVIVVESPLTPLNKGGTKGGIGMVRHHKLAKAISDVGWGMFCTMLKYKAESEGKVYLEVDRFFPSSKTCHVCLNQIKSLSLDARSWTCEHCQTHHDRDINAAINLKNEGLRILELGTRSTALGGDVRRGGRTSVLSSAVPSEEGSRYCNL is encoded by the coding sequence ATGTTCAAGGCGTACAAATACCGCATCTATCCAACCCCCGAGCAACAAGCGACTTTAGCCAAGAGCTTTGGTTGCTGTCGTTGGTATTGGAACTATGCGTTAAATTTGTGCCAAGAGACTTATCGAGCGACCGGAAAAGGCTTGTCAAGGGGTGATCTTCAGGGATTATTACCTGCCCTCAAAAAGGAATACCCTTGGCTTAAAGAAGATGTCTATTCCCAATGCTTGCAAGTCGTGGCGTTGAACTTATCAACCGCTTATCGAAACTTCTTTGAGAAACGGGCAAAATTACCCCGATTCAAATCCAAGCAGGGAAGGCAATCTATCAGTTATCCTCAAAATGTTAAGTTTGAGGGAAATTACATCAAACTGCCTAAAGTTGGGTTAGTGCGTTGTCGTCAGCATCGAAGTTTTGAGGGAAAAATCAAAACTGTAACCCTCTCCAAAAATCCAGATGGTAAATATTATGTTTCAGTTTTGGTGGAGGGTAGAGAAGAACCTCCCTTTCCCTCAACTGAAGGAAAAGCAATTGGCATTGATTTAGGGCTGACCGATTTTGCGATTACCAGTGAGGGGTCGAAATACAATAATCCCAAGTATTTTGATAAACACGCGCGAAACCTAAAAAGAAAACAGCAAAAACACGCTCGAAAAAGGAAAGGCAGCAACAACCACAATAAATCGCGGGTAAAAGTTGCCAAGATTCACGCCAAAATAAGTCGCTGTCGTGAAGATTTTCTCCACAAGCTATCCCGTAAGATAGTGAACGAAAACCAAGTGATTGTGGTCGAATCCCCCCTAACCCCCCTTAATAAGGGGGGAACTAAAGGGGGGATAGGCATGGTTCGCCATCACAAACTCGCCAAAGCGATTAGTGATGTCGGTTGGGGGATGTTTTGTACGATGTTAAAGTACAAGGCCGAATCAGAAGGAAAAGTTTATCTAGAAGTCGATCGATTTTTTCCTTCTTCTAAAACCTGCCATGTATGTCTCAATCAAATCAAAAGCTTGTCTCTTGATGCGAGAAGCTGGACTTGCGAACATTGCCAAACCCATCATGACAGGGATATCAATGCCGCCATCAATCTCAAAAATGAAGGCTTACGGATATTAGAGTTAGGAACTCGCTCTACTGCCCTTGGAGGGGATGTAAGACGAGGTGGTAGAACTTCAGTTCTATCTAGCGCAGTCCCCAGTGAAGAGGGAAGCCGCTATTGTAATCTTTAA
- a CDS encoding DevA family ABC transporter ATP-binding protein, producing MKPFTSPVVNIKKLDHYFGQGDLRKQILFNIHLKIHPGEIVLMMGPSGSGKTTLLTLIGALRSPQNGSIEVLGNQLCDAPTERLVSVRRQIGYIFQGHNLLHSLTARQNVQMSLQLHADSLTDKELSERTATMLEAVGLGDRIDYYPEKLSGGQKQRVAIARALVSHPQLILADEPTAALDSKSGRDIVEIMQHLAKEQQTAILLVTHDHRILDVGDRIVRMEDGRLMRAEAIAALP from the coding sequence ATGAAACCTTTTACCTCTCCTGTCGTCAATATTAAAAAATTGGATCATTATTTCGGTCAAGGAGATTTAAGAAAACAGATTTTATTTAATATTCACCTTAAAATTCATCCCGGCGAAATCGTGTTGATGATGGGACCGTCGGGATCGGGAAAAACGACCTTGCTAACCTTAATCGGGGCATTGCGATCGCCTCAAAATGGGAGTATTGAAGTCTTGGGAAATCAGTTGTGCGACGCACCGACGGAACGATTAGTCTCCGTTCGGCGGCAAATCGGTTATATTTTTCAAGGTCATAACTTGCTGCACTCGCTCACGGCCCGTCAAAACGTGCAAATGTCGTTACAACTGCACGCGGACAGCTTGACGGATAAGGAGCTATCCGAACGAACGGCCACCATGCTCGAAGCTGTGGGATTGGGCGATCGAATCGATTATTATCCGGAGAAACTTTCAGGCGGTCAAAAACAGCGTGTCGCGATCGCCCGCGCTTTAGTCAGTCATCCCCAACTCATCTTGGCAGACGAACCCACCGCCGCTCTCGACAGTAAATCCGGGCGAGATATCGTCGAAATCATGCAACATTTGGCCAAAGAACAACAAACGGCCATTTTGCTCGTCACCCACGACCACCGGATTCTCGATGTGGGCGATCGCATCGTGCGCATGGAGGACGGACGCTTAATGCGAGCTGAGGCGATCGCCGCTTTACCTTAA
- a CDS encoding DUF6065 family protein, translating to MAEPNQTIHITLPPLKITLKDGQQATLEWQPQAQNPPAPAPSPEDRSRYEIKAYPISSTEGWTIEPAPPRREWMDRIPHGFAYRCLPLVMANQMGWIVRCPTDFEAVWNGQMHYLNSIAIRFKEEGTPYEKLIASHFGSGILTFSLPWLFRTPPGIGLMVRGATNFFKFNAAPLDGAIETDWSPYSFTMNWKIVEKDIPVKFSKGDPICMLVPYPMDLLERFDAGFVSMESDPKLKQDYYQWHQSRNSFNQRRDRTPLEWQKNYYGGKGPDNTPAPNHRTSFKLSRFDRSKPSPQEGES from the coding sequence TTGGCCGAACCGAATCAAACCATACATATCACCCTACCGCCGTTGAAAATTACCCTTAAAGACGGCCAGCAAGCAACATTGGAGTGGCAACCGCAAGCCCAGAATCCTCCTGCGCCAGCGCCATCGCCAGAGGATCGAAGTCGGTATGAAATTAAAGCCTATCCGATTAGTTCGACGGAAGGCTGGACGATCGAACCTGCACCGCCACGGCGGGAATGGATGGACCGGATCCCTCACGGGTTTGCTTATCGTTGTTTGCCTTTAGTGATGGCGAATCAGATGGGTTGGATCGTGCGGTGTCCGACGGACTTCGAGGCGGTCTGGAATGGACAAATGCATTATCTCAATTCGATCGCCATCCGGTTTAAGGAAGAAGGGACGCCCTACGAAAAATTGATTGCCTCTCACTTTGGTTCGGGGATTCTCACCTTTTCCCTGCCGTGGCTGTTTCGGACGCCGCCGGGAATTGGGTTGATGGTACGCGGGGCGACGAATTTCTTCAAATTCAATGCGGCGCCTTTGGACGGGGCGATCGAAACCGACTGGTCCCCTTACAGCTTTACGATGAATTGGAAGATCGTCGAAAAAGATATTCCGGTTAAGTTTAGCAAAGGGGATCCGATTTGCATGTTGGTTCCCTATCCGATGGATTTACTCGAACGCTTCGATGCGGGGTTTGTCTCGATGGAAAGCGACCCGAAATTGAAGCAAGATTATTATCAGTGGCATCAATCGCGCAATTCATTCAACCAGCGCCGCGATCGCACTCCCCTAGAATGGCAGAAAAACTATTATGGCGGCAAAGGACCCGACAATACCCCAGCGCCGAATCATCGCACGTCATTTAAGTTATCCCGATTCGATCGATCGAAACCGTCGCCCCAGGAAGGGGAAAGCTGA
- a CDS encoding helix-turn-helix domain-containing protein, translated as MLTMNYTYRIYPDALQQTELRSWLETCTGVYNYALREPKDWIASRKCSVDRCSLEKEYIIPADEPFPSYHRQQNNLPKAKKPFPHLGKVHSQVLQTTIRRLQHLRSLSEAGIWIPSFQKVRSIQILCVSPIQEQSHQWLHNQIAKDRGSTHQPASPLRPPFKGGLGGYR; from the coding sequence ATGCTGACCATGAACTACACCTACCGAATCTATCCAGATGCCTTGCAGCAGACTGAACTGCGATCGTGGCTTGAGACGTGCACAGGCGTATATAACTACGCGTTGCGCGAACCCAAAGACTGGATTGCTTCGCGTAAGTGTTCGGTAGACCGATGCTCGTTGGAAAAGGAATACATCATTCCCGCCGATGAGCCATTCCCGTCTTACCATCGTCAGCAGAACAACCTGCCCAAAGCAAAGAAGCCATTCCCGCACTTGGGCAAGGTGCATTCTCAGGTGTTGCAGACTACGATTCGTAGACTGCAACACCTGAGAAGTCTTTCGGAAGCGGGGATATGGATTCCCTCGTTTCAAAAAGTTCGGTCAATTCAAATCCTTTGTGTTTCCCCAATTCAAGAACAATCCCATCAATGGCTTCACAATCAAATTGCCAAAGATCGGGGAAGTACCCATCAACCTGCATCCCCCCTTCGCCCCCCTTTCAAAGGGGGGTTGGGGGGATACAGGTAA
- a CDS encoding HAD-IIB family hydrolase — MSCLPLSEAIAQSRLQSVRLVATDMDGTLTCNGQLSGELLEVLEALRDRAIATLIVTGRSAGWVNGLSQLLPIAGAIAENGGIFYAANGESTLLTPIVDLPSHRQQLAAVFAELQRQFPDLCESSDNPFRLTDWTFDVQGLTTRALHSLKLRCRELGWDFTYSSVQCHIRPLGQDKAKGLLSVLSRYFPDHSPDCVVTVGDSPNDESLFDPHYFQLSVGVANVLDYTTRLTHQPAYVTGQPEGWGFCELARALVASD; from the coding sequence ATGTCTTGTTTGCCCTTATCCGAGGCGATCGCCCAATCTCGTTTGCAATCCGTGCGTTTGGTCGCTACCGATATGGACGGAACCCTCACCTGCAACGGTCAACTGAGTGGGGAATTGCTCGAAGTTTTAGAAGCATTAAGAGATCGCGCGATCGCTACACTGATCGTTACCGGACGGTCGGCGGGTTGGGTCAATGGGTTGAGTCAGTTACTGCCGATTGCAGGGGCGATCGCCGAAAATGGCGGTATTTTTTATGCGGCCAATGGCGAATCCACCTTATTAACCCCTATTGTAGATCTCCCCAGTCACCGCCAACAGCTCGCCGCCGTCTTCGCCGAACTTCAACGGCAGTTTCCCGACCTTTGCGAATCGTCGGACAACCCCTTTCGCCTCACGGATTGGACCTTTGACGTGCAAGGATTGACCACCCGAGCGTTACACTCACTTAAACTGCGCTGTCGTGAATTGGGGTGGGATTTTACCTATAGTTCCGTGCAGTGCCACATCCGCCCCCTCGGTCAAGATAAAGCTAAAGGTTTACTCTCGGTTCTGTCGCGCTATTTTCCCGACCATTCCCCGGATTGCGTCGTTACTGTCGGGGACAGTCCCAATGACGAAAGTTTGTTCGACCCGCACTATTTTCAGCTCTCCGTCGGCGTGGCGAACGTCCTCGACTACACCACTCGCCTGACCCACCAACCCGCTTACGTGACCGGACAACCGGAAGGGTGGGGCTTTTGCGAATTGGCGCGGGCTTTGGTCGCATCGGATTAG
- the devC gene encoding ABC transporter permease DevC produces the protein MFRHKIPLAWCQLTREKSRLFVALAGISFANTLMFMQLGFRDALFDSSTRMHQNLNSDLVLIDPKSEALIAMQSFSWRRLYQVLAFEEVESIEPLYLGLINWKNPVQKNDRSILVMGFNPNKAALTMPEVNQHLDKIKLQDVVLFDRDSRPEFGPIPDLLAEKGSVETEVGMRRIQVRGLFSMGASFAADGNIITSDLNFIRLFEERDYGQIDVGLIQLKPGADPEKVRQKIDDYLPEDVRVLTHQGFIKFEQDYWATSTAIGFIFGLGVAMGFIVGIVIVYQILYTDVSDHLAEYATLKAMGYRDLYFLSVVFQEALILAILGYFPGFSLCSFFLYSLTQNATQLPVYMTVSRALFVFCLTLIMCAISGAIAVRKLRAADPADIF, from the coding sequence ATGTTTCGTCACAAAATTCCCCTCGCTTGGTGTCAACTGACCCGCGAAAAAAGTCGCTTGTTCGTCGCCTTAGCGGGGATTAGTTTTGCCAATACCTTGATGTTCATGCAACTGGGCTTTCGCGACGCCCTCTTCGACAGTTCCACCCGAATGCATCAAAATCTCAATAGCGATTTGGTTTTGATCGATCCTAAGTCCGAAGCTTTAATTGCCATGCAATCGTTTTCATGGCGGCGTTTGTATCAAGTTTTAGCCTTTGAAGAAGTCGAATCGATCGAGCCTTTATATCTGGGATTGATTAATTGGAAAAATCCGGTACAGAAAAACGATCGCTCTATTCTGGTGATGGGTTTTAATCCCAACAAAGCAGCTTTAACGATGCCGGAAGTCAACCAGCATTTGGACAAAATAAAACTGCAAGATGTGGTACTGTTCGATCGCGATTCTCGCCCGGAATTCGGCCCCATTCCCGATTTACTCGCCGAAAAAGGTTCCGTAGAAACTGAAGTAGGGATGCGCCGGATTCAGGTTCGCGGCTTATTTTCGATGGGGGCTTCTTTTGCTGCCGACGGCAATATTATCACTAGCGATTTAAACTTTATTCGTTTATTTGAAGAGCGCGATTACGGTCAAATTGATGTCGGTTTAATTCAGCTCAAACCGGGAGCCGATCCGGAAAAAGTTCGCCAAAAAATTGATGACTATTTACCGGAAGACGTGCGGGTTTTGACTCATCAAGGGTTTATCAAGTTCGAGCAGGACTATTGGGCGACGAGTACGGCGATCGGCTTTATTTTCGGTCTCGGTGTGGCGATGGGTTTTATTGTTGGTATCGTCATCGTTTATCAGATTCTCTACACCGATGTTTCGGATCACTTGGCGGAATATGCTACGCTCAAGGCAATGGGATATCGAGATTTGTATTTTTTAAGCGTGGTGTTTCAAGAAGCATTAATTTTAGCTATTTTAGGCTATTTTCCAGGATTTTCATTATGTAGTTTTTTCCTTTATTCTTTAACTCAAAATGCCACTCAACTCCCGGTTTATATGACGGTTTCTCGGGCTTTATTTGTGTTTTGTTTGACGTTAATTATGTGTGCCATTTCAGGGGCGATCGCCGTCCGTAAATTACGTGCTGCCGATCCGGCAGATATTTTTTAA
- a CDS encoding RDD family protein — protein sequence MTSRRSQSFLDNLLRRILAGLIDYLLLISICWFGLGLQFNIGLTGLFADSQVVTINEPRNLFVIYLILVAYFSLGESFLGLTLGKFIFQAEVVTVRGHRPSLVQAALRNLFKPFDLLLLLSPILLSPKYQTLGDRFAKTLVIKRNAAVPTIPSNKYSLSPQKIVGWILLAVAIVNLTIWFYFASNYFPETKATARATNTYFMRLEKGFEIDNLESAYTTSSSRLQAEETLESFQQRLLGNPGLQFLLENRKDINFYRWEFKEDMAMLFGEIDKEFKITVVLDRENQQWKFLSGSVEPIENPQDLWNKPNEIPAGEQESVD from the coding sequence ATGACCTCTCGCCGCTCTCAATCATTTTTGGACAACCTTTTACGTCGTATCCTCGCTGGTTTAATCGATTATTTACTCTTAATTTCAATCTGTTGGTTTGGCTTAGGTCTTCAATTTAATATCGGGCTGACTGGGTTATTTGCGGACAGTCAAGTGGTCACCATAAACGAACCTCGAAACCTGTTCGTGATTTACCTAATTCTGGTCGCTTATTTCTCCCTGGGGGAATCCTTCCTCGGCCTTACCCTCGGAAAGTTTATCTTTCAGGCCGAAGTCGTGACGGTACGGGGACATCGTCCCAGTTTGGTGCAAGCTGCCCTTCGCAATCTATTCAAACCCTTTGATTTGTTGTTATTGCTCTCGCCAATTTTGCTCTCGCCGAAGTATCAAACCCTCGGCGATCGCTTTGCCAAAACCCTCGTCATTAAAAGGAACGCGGCGGTTCCGACAATTCCGAGTAACAAATATTCCCTCAGTCCGCAAAAAATTGTCGGTTGGATTCTCTTAGCCGTCGCGATCGTCAATTTGACGATTTGGTTTTATTTTGCCAGCAATTATTTTCCCGAAACCAAAGCCACGGCGAGGGCGACCAATACTTATTTCATGAGATTGGAAAAAGGATTTGAAATCGACAACTTAGAATCGGCCTACACCACCTCATCGAGCCGCTTACAAGCCGAAGAAACTTTAGAAAGCTTTCAACAGCGCTTGTTAGGCAATCCGGGATTGCAGTTTTTATTAGAGAATCGAAAAGATATCAACTTTTATCGCTGGGAATTTAAAGAGGACATGGCGATGTTATTCGGTGAGATTGATAAGGAGTTTAAAATTACCGTCGTTCTCGATCGCGAAAATCAACAGTGGAAATTTCTCTCGGGAAGCGTCGAACCGATCGAAAACCCGCAAGATTTATGGAACAAACCCAATGAAATCCCAGCAGGAGAGCAGGAAAGCGTCGATTAA